The Methanooceanicella nereidis genomic interval AACGTTTTAGTTTTCACACACAAAAAACAACCGATAAACTGATAACTCCTCCCATACTAACCAACCAAAAACACCACAAAAACAAACAACAACACCACAACCAACTAAACACCATCACAACTACTGGTTGCCTTTGTGATGCGCTTGAGTTAATAAAGGCCGATAAAAGAACTTAAGGAACACAGTGCTCGTTCTGTGATCCGGTCATATGGATATTGGCGTTACAGGATAATTTTTATAAAGCTCCGATCTTCTCGCCTCATAAACAAGGTCCGGCATACCCATGAACTCCGCAGCCGTCATCACATCAGTGCCGCTTGCCCTTGCATATGCGATCAATGTCCTCATCCGCTCCCGCCACCTGATATCCCGCAGCAGATGATGGTCGAGTACGATCTTTTGCACTCTTGTGCTCTCGATCATGCGGATAAGATTACCTATGGAAAGATCGAGATTCTTTTGAGGATAACGAAAGCCCAGCATGTAAGTCATCGGCCCGTCACAGTACAATACGTCCGGGTCCGACTCTATGATGAAGTCGGCCTGTTCGGGAAGGCTCGGGCCCTCCACGTCAGACGTATAAACAAATCTTTCCCCGTCGTCTATGCAGACTTCCGTCACATACCCGAGCTTAGAGTTAATGCCGTGCGGCACGGCTTTTGAGAAATCGGCCCGGGTACCTCCGAAAGTAAAGCTGTCCCCGTCGGAATAGAATATTTCGGATGGGATATCCTTGATACTGTCGAAAAAATACGCCGCTCTTTTGGTCTGGCTTTTATTGATATTTTCGGACGGATGTTTGGTCAGAAGTATCTTATTTTTGAACAGGTCGGCATATTCCGGGTTATGGTGGTCGTAATGATAGTGGGTGATAATGATCACGTCTGCTGAAAAAGCATATTTTCTTATCTTATCCCACATCTCGCTCATCGCCCGGATCTCGATAGGGTGGGGCGGCTTATTATAGCGCCGGGGGCCTAAAGCGACGGAAGGGTCTATGATCATTGACACATCATGTGTCCTGACATAGGTGCACATGCTGCGGGCGCCCATGCTATCCGCAGCGATGAACGTTATCTCCAGTCACATCCCCGAATTTATTTACGCATACGATATATTTTTAGCATTGTCAGCACGATCAGCGCTTTTTATCGATGCGCTATGGATTATGCAGATATTCTCAATATTTTTGGCCCCGACAGGGGAGAAGAATGTTTATTAACATTCACTATTCACTGAATAACGGTGATACGATGAGAAAAAATGTATCTTTCATACTCATGATATTGCTAATGTCAGCTATGCTGGCAGGGTGTACAGGCCCTGGCACGGACAATGGCGCCACAGTGACGCCGGATGCCGCAACTCCGACGCCGGCACCGACACAGAATCCCGTGCCCACACCGACGCCCGCCCCCACGCTTACTCCGTATGATACGGATAAGCCTCAAAAACAATACCTTTCAAATGGCGTACTTTTATCGCACCCGAAGACATGGAGAGGCGAGGACTGGATGATGCCCGTCGCGATGCCGGGCGAAAACCCCGCCCACCACGGAGTAGTCCAGGAACTCGTATTTGAGAATCCGACAGACTCGAATAAAACTGTGTCAAGCTGGAACCTGAAAAGCATGTTTAACTATAAGTTAGACTATAAGACATACTTCTTGATATCCTATGATATCTTCTACGATGAGAAGAAAGGATTCTACAGTGACCTGAGACTTGCCCCCGGAGAGCAGAAAAGGGTCTTTATGTACTCCTATATCGTAGGCGACAGGGAATATGATAAGTATAGCGGCTTTATAAACGAGCAGGTGAACATCAGCCCTAACCCGGCTTGAGCGTACCTGAGCAGGGCTTAAACCTGTACATTTTTCAATTTTTTTAGAATAGTAATAGGGTTTTTTAAAAATGACGACATCGTGATGTTTTCTAGATATTTTCGGGTTATATCCCCATATCATGGTCATTAACGTAAAAAGCTAAATGCTCTCAACACCCCCAAATATGATATTACGGTGTAAACATGGTCTCGACTGCAAAAATATCCCGGTATCTTAAAGGCATCACTTTTCCCGCGAATAAAGAGGAATGCATCGATCGCGCGAAAAGGCAGGACGCTCCAGGAGACGTAATGAATGCCCTTAACCATATGTCGGATGGTATCTATACCAATATGGGGAACATCTGGTACGCAGTGAAGAAACAACAATAACAGGTCAGCGTTATTCAAAATTCGAGGGTCATGTTAAGTAGCCTATTGTAAATTATTGATTTTAGTTTAAATATATTGAATGATACCAAAATTATCTTACGTGTTGCTATAAGAGCACTGGAAAGTCTTAAAATAAGGGCTTGAATAGCAATCATTTTATATTATTAAGCGCTACTCTAATTAATCACACGTGTTGATGCCTATGGAGAAGAGTTACTTAGTAAGGCTGCTCGGAATATTCCTGGGTTTTTTCGGCGTAATAGCGCTCCTTTTCTGGTTCCTGACCGGTGAAAAATTTTGGGGTGCCACTGGCTTCATGGGATGTATAATCGGTGCTACCATGATATATTATTCCTGGCAGGTATCTCAAAGAGTAAGCAAGGAAGAGGAACAAAGTTAAGCATATCCAGAGCCGGCCATAAGATAAAAAACCATTTTTAAGTTATAATCATCGGTTTTGTGAAGCAAAAACTTTAAAATGTATCCCGATATTATAGGGACACGCTTGTAGGCCCTATCGACGGATATCCTATAAGTGTCAATTTGATCTTTAGGTAAAAACCTGATGATTGATGAAGGGCGAAAGCCCGGAAGGAGGAAATTATTATGGCAAAACCATCATTCGTAAAATTCGAAGTTCCGCAGGAATTACAGGACAAAGCACTTGAATCGCTCGAGCTCGCAAGGGACACAGGAAAGATAAGGAAGGGCACAAACGAAGTGACGAAAGCCATTGAGAGAGGCATCGCACAGCTCGTGCTCGTAGGCGAGGACGTCAGCCCCGAAGAGATAGTAGCACACATCCCGGCGCTGTCCGATGAAAAGAAAGTGCCGTACATATTCATTAAGAAACAGGAAGAGCTTGGCGCCGCATGCGGTCTTGAAGTTGGATGCGCGACCGCAGCAGTAGTGGACGCAGGCAAGGCAAAGGCGCTTGTTGAAGAGATCGCGCAGAAGTTCGCTGCATTAAAGTAAAGAATTCTGAACAAAAACCAAAAGGTGGTATAAATGGCAGAAGAGACAGGCGTTCCGGCAGAAGTCATCGAGATAATCGGCGGCACTGGCATGCATGGTGAGGCCACGCAGGTCAAGTGCAAGATCCTCGAAGGCTCTAACAAGGGAAGGATCATAACCCGCAACACAGTGGGTCCAATCAGGCTCGGCGACATCGTCATATTGATGGAGACCGCAAGAGAGGCAAAGAAGCTTTCATCCAGGTGATCTAAATGGTAGACATTAGAAAGTGCTCATTCTGCGGTTCGGAACTCGAGCCGGGAACGGGCAAGATGCTCGTAAAGAAGGACGGTGCAGTCCAGTATTTCTGTTCTTCCAAATGTCAGAACAACATGAAACTGGGCCGTATCCCGAGACTCACAGAGTGGGTCCCGAAGCCCCCAAAGCAGGAAAAGAAGAAGAAATAAGGCCCGGTGGATCATATGGCTGAACTTGAGAGAACATTCGTAATGGTAAAGCCGGATGGCGTACAGCGTGGCCTCGTGGGAGAGATAATCTCCCGCTTCGAGCGCCGCGGTTTAAAGATAGCAGCCATGAAGATGCTCGTCGTCAGCGACGAGCTTGCGAAGCAGCACTATGCGGAGCACGCTTCAAAGCCGTTCTTCCCGGGACTCGTAGGCTTTATAAAGTCCGGTCCGGTAGTAGCGATGGTCGTCGAAGGTAAAAATGTCGTGCCCCTTGTAAGAAGCATGCTTGGCGCGACGAATCCGGCGAACTCTAACCCGGGAACGATCAGGGGAGACTTTGCCCTTGATACGGGAAGGAACGTCATACACGCATCAGATTCGCCAGAATCGGCAAAAAGAGAGATTTCCCTGTACTTTAATACATCAGAAATAGCCACGTACTCGAGAATAGACGAGCAGTGGTTATACGAGTAAGTTAAAGTCATAAAGGGGTATATGTTATGGCAGCAGTCGCCGAGCAAGCGAAGAATCTTAGGACACCTATTGTGTGTGTCATGGGACACGTAGACCATGGAAAGACCTCATTACTTGATAAGATAAGAGGGACGGCCGTGGTAGATAAGGAGGCTGGAGCCATAACCCAGCATATCGGGGCTACCGAGGTGCCGCTCTCCACCATACAGACGCTCTGTAAGGGGATCATGGGCGGTAACGTCGTAGTACCCGGACTTTTATTCATAGATACTCCCGGCCATCACGCGTTCACGACGCTGAGAAGCAGGGGAGGGGCGCTCGCTGACCTTGCGGTAGTGGTAGTCGACATCAACGAGGGATTCCAGCCGCAGACCATCGAGGCTATCAATATTTTAAAGCAGTTCAAGACCCCGTTCCTGGTCGCAGCTAATAAGATCGACCGTATACAGGGATGGACCCCTACAAAAAATATGCCTTTTATCAAATCATTTGCGAACCAGCCGGAATTCGTGAAGAACGTTATCGAAACAAGGACGTATGAGCTGGTAGGAAAGCTATCGGACCTCGGCTTTAGCTCGGACAGGTATGACAGGATAAGGGACTTCACACGGAACGTAGGCATAATCCCGTTAAGCGCAAAGACCGGAGAAGGCGTACCCGACTTATTAATGATGCTTATAGGCCTTGCGCAAAAGTTCCTTGAGGATGGGCTTAAGCTCCATGTTACAGGACCGGGACTTGGAACTGTCCTGGAACTAAAGGAAGAGCGCGGGCTTGGTTACACGATAGATACAATATTCTATGACGGCGAGGTCCGGACCGGTGACACGATCGTCATAGGCGGTAAGAACAAACCGATAGTCACCAAGGTAAGGGCGCTTTTAAAGCCCAAGCCGAACCGCGAGATAAGGATCGAAGAAAAGTTTGACCGGGTGAATAAGCTCACGGCCGCCGCCGGTGTAAAGAT includes:
- a CDS encoding 30S ribosomal protein S28e, producing the protein MAEETGVPAEVIEIIGGTGMHGEATQVKCKILEGSNKGRIITRNTVGPIRLGDIVILMETAREAKKLSSR
- a CDS encoding DUF2795 domain-containing protein; protein product: MVSTAKISRYLKGITFPANKEECIDRAKRQDAPGDVMNALNHMSDGIYTNMGNIWYAVKKQQ
- the infB gene encoding translation initiation factor IF-2, whose product is MAAVAEQAKNLRTPIVCVMGHVDHGKTSLLDKIRGTAVVDKEAGAITQHIGATEVPLSTIQTLCKGIMGGNVVVPGLLFIDTPGHHAFTTLRSRGGALADLAVVVVDINEGFQPQTIEAINILKQFKTPFLVAANKIDRIQGWTPTKNMPFIKSFANQPEFVKNVIETRTYELVGKLSDLGFSSDRYDRIRDFTRNVGIIPLSAKTGEGVPDLLMMLIGLAQKFLEDGLKLHVTGPGLGTVLELKEERGLGYTIDTIFYDGEVRTGDTIVIGGKNKPIVTKVRALLKPKPNREIRIEEKFDRVNKLTAAAGVKILAPNLEEAMAGSPVRVTKEANLESAINEIEAEMERARIECDELGIMVKADTLGSLEAIVNELRAADIKIGMAEVGDISKKDIINAETINDPLYRVVLGFNVNMLPDAKDYLSNTDIKVFNKDVIYHLIDSYKEWERVQRELAEKKKFEEIIRPGKIKYLPNCTFRQSKPAVIGVQVMGGFIKPGNTLIKPDGSKIGVVKQIQERNENISIATQGKEVAVSIDGPTAGRQINEGEVYYVDIPEGHSKVLEFQLKDTIKQDELETLFEFLAIKRRDNPFWGK
- a CDS encoding 50S ribosomal protein L24e → MVDIRKCSFCGSELEPGTGKMLVKKDGAVQYFCSSKCQNNMKLGRIPRLTEWVPKPPKQEKKKK
- the rpl7ae gene encoding 50S ribosomal protein L7Ae; this translates as MAKPSFVKFEVPQELQDKALESLELARDTGKIRKGTNEVTKAIERGIAQLVLVGEDVSPEEIVAHIPALSDEKKVPYIFIKKQEELGAACGLEVGCATAAVVDAGKAKALVEEIAQKFAALK
- the ndk gene encoding nucleoside-diphosphate kinase encodes the protein MAELERTFVMVKPDGVQRGLVGEIISRFERRGLKIAAMKMLVVSDELAKQHYAEHASKPFFPGLVGFIKSGPVVAMVVEGKNVVPLVRSMLGATNPANSNPGTIRGDFALDTGRNVIHASDSPESAKREISLYFNTSEIATYSRIDEQWLYE